Sequence from the Strix uralensis isolate ZFMK-TIS-50842 chromosome 1, bStrUra1, whole genome shotgun sequence genome:
AGTGTGACTCCAAGTAGCCACTGAAATTCCATGGTGGGAATATTCTCAGCACTGTAATGAATTTAGGATTTTTGTACCAAGTGGGAGCTGGTGATCTATGGCAGGTCTGGAGTTTGTGTTCCtgtaggaaacaaaaacaaaaaaacatggtATATTTAAGTTACAAATGTGCTCAGTGCTCCTTTCTCTCATGTCTTATCCAAGCAGGGTATCTGacacagattttcattttaatcaaaaCCACTTTCCATTTTGTTGGCACAGTAAGACTCATTTGTGGACAAACTTCTTAGAGAGACATAATGCCAAACTTAATGCAAACAAGAATCAAACATGACATATTTTGCTGTCCCTTTATGGGACAAAATACCCAAAATACCCAGACTtcaaaatatgtgtatatatagcatATTCACGCAAAAGTATGTGAATACTAAATTACATCTACTACAGTCACTTACAGCATACTTTAAGTAAATATTTAGTAGCATCTAGTAATGTCCAGGAAACAAACTACTTTTGTAACTGTACTACACCTTAGTGACACAACAATTACATAGCTGAAAAGACAGACCCTGGGAAGTCCATTCAAACAGATTTTGTTTGAGATAAACATCATGGGAAGCCATTATGAAGAACAATTCTGCAGAGAGGTTAACGAGGACCCAGGGAACATATATATTAACTAATGGCAAGCAAGACAGAACTATGGCTATAACTCTTGCCTTTGGACTTCCAACACTATATCCAGAGACCATCCCTCATACTGTCAAGCAATTTAAACATGCAACATCACATCAAGTTTAATCACTCATGTTATTCTTTTATCAGTGATTAATATGTAACAATTTATGACATCAGCTTTTCTCACAGTAATGAAGTACctaacaaggaagaaaaaaggctaGTTATTTGTATACAGATTTACAGAAACCATTAAACTcactgctgcatgctttttttttttctcttcttctatCTTACATTTTAAACAATAAAACTTTGCTCTTTATAATCTGGCTTGTGTGGACATTATTTCTGTATCATAAAAATCATAACCATTTATAACACAAAATTTCAGTAAtatagaaattaaacaaaactcCCATTCCCTGACACAAATTGATATTTACTTTGAGTGGTTTGTTTACTCTTATTAGCCGTAAAACCTTAGTTACGCAGAGTTTAAATTGTCCACATTATATAATCTGTCAGTAAAGCTATACAAAACTAATATTCCCTCATGTACCTAAAATATCTTCTTGATAGCATTTTGAGAGATGATAATGATTAATTTAGTTGATAGCACAACTTTGAGAGAATatataaaataccttttaatATCTCATGTTCAAAGAAACCACACTGTAGAGCCTGTTTTCAATTATATCAGTTCTGGAAAATACTGCAGCACGCACAGTAAAGGAGTTTAAAGTATCTACAAAAAACTGTACGTTTTCACTGTTTCCTCAAATTTTAGGTTCAGTTCTTCCTTGAAAGGTATCTTAAAATACAGAATCCTTTATATGACAGAATTCTAGCCCTTGGGTTTAACTACAGGTACAGTTCACTTTACATGTAGCCCATAATGCGAAACACGAGTCAAAACAACATCCCcgtatttttttaatagtcttttaGTATAGCAATTTTGTATACCAAGTGCAATGGGAGAGCTTCATAATGCTGtactaatttcttctttcatcttaaaaaaaaaattcttttaatactGTATTACTATTAAAATCTCTTCAATATAAGattattcacaaagaaaatttaGCTACACTGATGTGCCTTTAAAATCCAGAATCAAGTCTCAGACATTTCCTTTAATCAGTTTCCCCTCAACATTACATAAGAGGATTTAATAGGTCACTTAATTTGAAACTATGTTTAACTTTACTGATCACTGCTAGTATTCCATCAGAAGTTTATAGATAGTTAAAAgctttattaaataaaacatgaCTTTACAACTCACTTTAATCTATGTCTGTAACGGTTTATTTACCTGGAATCTTTATTGGAATCTCCAAACAATGCATTTTTGAAGCGGGATCTCTTGGCTTCCACAAAAACAAGCACCTCAGCCTGTACTTTTCCTGAAATTCAATGTGTTTACCACACGCGACCTTTAAGGTAAGGTAATTTCTTCTAGGGGATGCCTTCTAATACCTTAGCGCTAATTCCATGTATTTCTAACATATTGCTGCTAGGAAGAATCATGAAAAGCAAATGGTCTTTCTGAAAGTAGTGCCTTCTATCTGggaatgaggaaaaaacaaaacctcagtgaAACTATGCTAAACATACTTTCACATACAGGAAGTTTTCTAATAAGCAGTAAAGTCTCCTTTTCCGATCAGTTGTATCTTCCTCCTGTGTTTCTATTTACCTTAATTTTCTGAAACTAAAATATTGCCATACTTTCCTCTAGCGTATATTTAACATTCCTTCAAAGATGTAGGATGAGTCAACAGGCTTAAGTTCTAACACTGGCATCATATTTACAGTCCACATTCAACAAAATATGCATATGCATCCAAGGTTACCTCAGTAGACAATATCACCTCAAAGACTGCTCTGACATAatccatttttaaagctgttcagCACTGGACTCAAATCATGTAACTTACAAAATGCAGCAAGActcttaaaaatatattccatATACATcataatacaaaaatacaaataagaacTGATAAATTCATTGTAAAAACTGTACCTGCATATTTTCTCTCAAATCCGTGGCATCCCGAATGGGTTGGAGAGCATTCTTGAACACTTCATCTACTGTTTTAATCCATAATGTTCTCATAGAAGCATATTCCCTTGATTTCTTGCCCTTCCTCACAGAGAGGCCCCGCTTATGAGGTTTCCCACCACCCCTTCGATTAGTAATGgccacatgcacaaacaaggAAGCATGTGCTAAAATTTCACCAGTTAAAGACTGCAGAGGAACGTGCCTATAACCAGTCTGTAGACACTCAAAGGGAATAGTGTATTGCCCGATAAACTCATCCCCAATGTAATCATCATCCAGTACTACAAAACGCACCATAGCTAGTTCTGgtaaatttatttgaaattcaaaGCTTTCATCAAAAATTGGATTATCCCCATTCTGATGCATAGTTTTCGTCCTTTGCTCTGCACAGTCAGCAGGGATTCCATGTATTTCAACATAGACATAAGGATCCACAACATCACCTTTGGCACCTGATCCTTTGGGTTTAGGAAAGTTTTGCCCACTAATGATTTTAATATGAAGCAGCTGAGGCGAAACTCCAGGCACAGTGTCTTTCGTATTCGCGCTAAAGAAGGATACTTCTTCTCTCATGATAGCAGGACGAAGGACATAGCCACAGTTTCCATTTTGTCGAAACCAACCAATGTTAAGATCCATCATTAAGCCAGGTGTTTGAAAGTTCATTGCTACTATCTGACAACCACATTTCCAAAAGTCCTGGGGATTCATATTACTAGAGTCAATCCTCATAGGACTAGGGAAAACTCTCGCAAGAAAACGTTTGTTATAATTTACAAAGTCTCCTGGGTTTTCATTGGCGTATTTGCTAGCAAGCACTTCATTAAACGAGCACACTTCCCAGTACTTCTGGAGCTGAAATGAAACTTGAAACTCTTTGAACTGAACTGATTTACATATGCTTACCAACTCAGAGAGTTCTTTGCAGAGCTGAAATCGTTTCCCCATCATTGAGTTTTGCTGTTCTATCCCCTCTTTCCCCACTCTCTGTGACATTTCTGCTCCTTCATCTTCATCTGTAACATCTCCCTCTAGTCCAGAACAATTAGAGGAAAGCTTCTTTGCTTTAATTAGTATTTTCCCTTTAAGCGATTCCGGTGATGGAAGATAAGACTCTTCAATGTTTGGAGACTGCGTATGTAGTTTGTCCCCCAAAATTTTCTTCATGTGTTGTACCATCACTTTCTGCTGCTTAATAGAACAATGATTTTCTAAACACAAAATAAGGGGGtattctgaagcaaaaaatgCGTACTTGTTAATAATGTCAATCACACTACGGAAGACAATCTGTGATGTCATTGTATGCCCTGTATAAATCACAGGCTCATTATCTGGACCATCCCATACATCCAGTTCAACACTTCGACAACCCATTTTAAGAGCACGAATGTAACCTGTGATGTCAGAAGGGCCTCGAAACTGATCCTCTATCAAGTATGTATTATGAGatgaatttataaaataatgaGATAAAGGTTGTTTCATATCTTGACAAACTTTTTTATGTTCTGGATCAAATatgtggcagtctggtgaagtaaGGTAATTCGTAAATCCATCTATAGAAAGACAACCCTTTTCCTGGCCCTCTTTGGCTGGCTcgtatttctgaataatttcaaGGCTTATTTCTTCTGTGACATGTGCCATACCCTGTTCTGCTTCTAAAAACATCATGAGGTCCTTGGTATCTAGGAATTCTTTATTGCTTGAAAACTGAACCAACAGGAAATAGATTTCAGGTCTGGTACAAAGCTCATGAAAAACTTCAATAAACTCTTCTTTTGTTACTTCTGTACCAGTTTTTTCCTTGGATCTATGTAACTCCTTGAATTTTAGTTCAATTTTATTAGTTTTTAGACCAGGATTTAAGTCTTTTATAAACTGTACAGCATTACACAAGGGTATATGTCCCAAATTATCTACATCTGATTCACTAAACATTTGTGAAAGCCATGAAGTCCGCATATTATCTTGAGTACTTTCTATCATATCTAGAGTATGTTTTCCGTAAGAAATCAGGTATCTTAAGCCAGTAACCCAAATATTTGCAATGTCTGCTGAGTTAGCAACAAGATCTAGTGACTCATAGTTTTCTCCATATATAATTGAAAATGCACAGTCTTCTGATATCTGGTCATATATTCCATTGCTGcgaaaaatatctgtattttttcctgttcttactTCTTTGATTGATTTAATATCaatctttgctttttcagaatCCTTTTTCGAAGGTTCCCAGCGTAGAGACTGCATATCTGCATCTAAAAGAAAATACCGATGATACACCCTGGAGTTGGATCGAATCTTTTTGAGCTCAGAGCCTTCAACCATCGCATTTATACAGTCACTTGCACTGCTGATCTTTTTCTCAGTTGGCATACTGCTAAACGACACAGTCTTTTTCCGTTCTCGTTTTTGTTTTGTACCATCCTGGtaaagaaggagggggaaaaagaaaacatgcattaGTATGATTTTGCTCAACATTGAAATAGGTTTCAACTTAAAGCTGAAAGTTCATACAGTAGTTCAAAAAGGTCTAACATCTGTGCAATGACCAGTATGATGGAAATTCTTACTGGAATCATGACAAATGAAAACACTAATAATAGCTTAGTATTTGTTCTTGTCTATATAAGTAATcttccaggggtttttttttcctttctattttgtatgaacacaaaattaaacaaagcaaGTTTTGAATGCTAATGAAATAATAATGCcgtataaatgcattttatttcatcagtAATAACCTACTTACAGAGATAATGGGTTCTACAGCCAAGGCAGTAGGAAGTAAGGTTTCCTCTGAGTCCTTATACAGCCCTACAGATACTTGCTGAACTTTTTCAGTACAGAATATAATGCTTTAATATCATGCTGACAGGATCCTTGTGAACACCAGAGAAATATTAATACACAACTAACTACACAAAATCCATAGGACATGGTCCTAATCTAAGCATACAAGACGTTAACAGCACTTACTGGGCACAGCTCCCTTCTCTACTGCACCCATCCACGTTCCTCCCACAGACTGCCCAGAGCACTGACACGTGCATCCCACCCATATACTAGGAAAACATCCACACTAGTCTTAAGAAGCTACACTGAAACACAAACGACTGGACTGGAGCAGATACAATTCACTGCAAGTTCTGAGTTTCAGGAAATATGACAGTGACTCAAGAGGGAACTGTCCAAGAGGACTAAAGTTTAACTCGCACCAAAAAAGCTGCACATTGTTAGAAGGAACTTGAATGAAAAATGCAAGAGCTGGTCAGGAAGGGAAGCAAAAGTGATTCACCTTTGTtcttaaaacaatgaaataaccCAGAGGTCTCAGTTTTCTAGAAAAAGCTTGGGTAGAAACCGGATATgtgagacattaaaaaaaaaaaaaagcgagaaaaaatgtcatttacctGCCTGTTTGCTGTTTGTATTAAAGTGAAATCACTAACAGATGACTTAAGTACAATCAATTTCACAACAAAGAACTGAATTCAAGAAACCTGTGTGCTTTCATTATCTGCATTTTCTGAGATtcaaaaaatgctgtgttttgttttataaaagcgCCATGAGTCTTGATTAACTTTTAGTCTGAAATAATACTTCCATGAAATAATCTTTTTATGTTAGATACCCTGTTGAGAAGTGTTCTTATATTCTAGCACAgctcaaaaaattacttttccagctttataaaaaaagaatGTTGATTTTTCCTCTAAGAGTTTTCCATCTGAAGTATGTTCCAGTGCAAATCAGCATTGCTTATATGgcagaaagaagagggaaagaaaagttttaacGATTGCTACACTGAACAGATGTTCAAATAAAAACCATCCATTACAGAATGCATTTCCAGTTCAGGGCATGTGTGCTGtatgtttaatttcattaaattaaaaatgcagaattctgCTTTTGTAATTTAATTTGTAAGCATCCAAAAAGGCTTTCATTGAAAACAATTACTAGTAAAGTAGGCAGACTTAGTATTTGCTGTTCTGTGTTTGAGAAAATTATTCAACCATACGATTCTTGCACCTTTAATGACAGCAGAATTTGCTTTACACAAGTTCTCAAGAGACCAGTAAAAGTGAATAACCCTACTGAGGACTGTTTTATTTCTAACTCCAGATCTAACACCTGCAATGGATATCACACTGCGTTGACTATTGGAATCTCATTACATGTAGTTTGGGCATAAGGATTGCtttcaaacaaaagcaaatttccttcattttaaaaaatattataaatgtgatttttgtttACAACTACTTTTGTTCTATTTTAAGCCTAGCTTCTTGTCTGGCTACCTATCTACATCTTCTAACCTAAAAAAGTGGCAAGGTACAGcctgtgagagacaagaaaccaggcctgcaagaaactaagaaaaacagcctgagaaagcaaaagttgaggctgatcgaagaaatgcctcaaacactcgcaagacaaaactatgagtcacagggtgcatagtgtggaggtcgaagctgataaggctgcccgagtaacacaagatgcagctggaggacggagccctgtggagacagaacggctctgctctggtgcacctggccaaatttcaagggccatctgtctggtcaatgaactttgcttcattatccacgaaattcatattaaagttaacacccctcaatatgctaacgaaggctaacatgatcatgctaattacatcatcccatgaaacaccttacccctccccgtacatgggatacgtaggtatatgggttgacctaggggatggacccaaggaaagtgtgtataaatcaagggggggtaagaaagggggggggggggggggggggcggggcctggagagcgcagtgaagtgaagaagacggatgcaagtgaaaaagatggATGCcccctgtgcctcctggaactcTCGTCGGCGggatcagtgcagaaacccagaccggtgatctgtatttccccattccctctatctccctcctttcctttttccattaagaaatgcaaggcatattgtattgcttgccacaacttgctaaatacttagccaattatcgtgtgttcaattagtacattgtgggtagataataaatgtttggacttggagacttgcTGTCTGCTCCactggggatttgcaaatctgagtcacttgtctccctcatctgagcgggatgtgacacaGCCCCACAGAAATGAGCAATGACATTCCTGTCCAGTATTTTAGGGCTTGAAAAGAAGCATGCTGAAACCCCTTAATGCTCCAGATTTCTCAGTCACAGATCTAGGAGGGGAATGTATTTCTTGAACTCTTCAGTGAGAGACAGCTGACAGCTGAGAGATAACTTTCTGACACCAGAATCATTGAGGCCTGGAAAGTATTACTTTGCCTGACCACGATCCCTATTTACCAAACAGAAGGAAGCTCTCTTCTCTACAGTCAAGATTGTGTCTGATGCAAGACACTGATTAGCAAGGGAATTAAAAAATCTGCCATTTCTTGATGCTGTCTGATGTAAATAGGTCCATCTCAAGGCAACCCCATTCCCAACTCTAGTTACCTAAAGACTGAATTGGAGTTTACACATGCGGAGAAATAATTCAATCTACCACCTGCAAGATACTTTGCTTGCCTGCCAGATAATTTGAAGCCAGTTCAACAgtattctgcatttctgcagggtAAAGCAATCATAGCACTTGGCTTATTCTTATAAAGCCTGCTGGTGGTAGACATCACTGCCTGAATGTGATGACCAccaagacaaattttaaaatattcttgtgaGTTTCACACAGCTCTGAGCTCCAGAGCACCCTCTGTAAATTTTTGCTTCTCCAGAGATCCTGAGCTACCAGATTGCCTGTGCAAGTCCCCATCCTGACAGAGACATGGCGGTCCCCATCAATATGCATACACAGAAGaacttaaaagatattttctcaaAGACACTGGCCAGAATTATCCACCTgtctgaaagaaacagaaaagaaactctcACTCATAAGCAGAGAATGTAATTGCATAGAGTATGCTCAAACTGCATGAAACAGGTTTGTGAGCCTCAGAGAAGGAGGCAGATATATTCTGCTATACGATGTGGACGATTTCACCCTGCAAGTGGGATAGCATTCATGAACTGGATTAGGTCTCTCATGGCCTTAATTCTGTCCTGAACCAAAGAGTGACACATCAGAAAACTGTATGTATCTGAACAAACACAGGAGTGACTTCTTGGCATTCATGAGACTTACAGTGTTCTTGATGCTGTTAAAGATGCTTAAGTGAGACTGGCTCTACAGTGCAGATGCATTACTCTGTCCACGGCAGGAGCTGCAATTTTTGTGCTGAAACAACTTTCAGAGCCATTCTAGGATCTCTCACACAATGAAGACCATGGCAATCTTCAGATTATAGTAGGTATTGTCATCACAACTCAGGGCTTCCCCTGAAGACCACCTGTTCTTCACAAGCCTTTACCACTGAAACCAGAATGCCCACCTCATCAACACATTTCCTAAACCCATGTGTG
This genomic interval carries:
- the PLCL2 gene encoding inactive phospholipase C-like protein 2 translates to MAEFGSGGGTGGGGLPSSPGPVQGKVAFKAGDGEGGGGGGGGGGGGRSRFDSAGGRVSNGDCALVGAGEEPGSAPPASPESSSKEKGFSTSQQREGKPGIPRRSSIIKDGTKQKRERKKTVSFSSMPTEKKISSASDCINAMVEGSELKKIRSNSRVYHRYFLLDADMQSLRWEPSKKDSEKAKIDIKSIKEVRTGKNTDIFRSNGIYDQISEDCAFSIIYGENYESLDLVANSADIANIWVTGLRYLISYGKHTLDMIESTQDNMRTSWLSQMFSESDVDNLGHIPLCNAVQFIKDLNPGLKTNKIELKFKELHRSKEKTGTEVTKEEFIEVFHELCTRPEIYFLLVQFSSNKEFLDTKDLMMFLEAEQGMAHVTEEISLEIIQKYEPAKEGQEKGCLSIDGFTNYLTSPDCHIFDPEHKKVCQDMKQPLSHYFINSSHNTYLIEDQFRGPSDITGYIRALKMGCRSVELDVWDGPDNEPVIYTGHTMTSQIVFRSVIDIINKYAFFASEYPLILCLENHCSIKQQKVMVQHMKKILGDKLHTQSPNIEESYLPSPESLKGKILIKAKKLSSNCSGLEGDVTDEDEGAEMSQRVGKEGIEQQNSMMGKRFQLCKELSELVSICKSVQFKEFQVSFQLQKYWEVCSFNEVLASKYANENPGDFVNYNKRFLARVFPSPMRIDSSNMNPQDFWKCGCQIVAMNFQTPGLMMDLNIGWFRQNGNCGYVLRPAIMREEVSFFSANTKDTVPGVSPQLLHIKIISGQNFPKPKGSGAKGDVVDPYVYVEIHGIPADCAEQRTKTMHQNGDNPIFDESFEFQINLPELAMVRFVVLDDDYIGDEFIGQYTIPFECLQTGYRHVPLQSLTGEILAHASLFVHVAITNRRGGGKPHKRGLSVRKGKKSREYASMRTLWIKTVDEVFKNALQPIRDATDLRENMQNAVVSFKELCGLSPVANLMQCILAVSMRLVGPDNTPLVVVNLNDQYPTMELQGIVPEVLKKIVTAYDMMIQTIRTLVENTDSLYEKIVQCQKAAMEFHENLHNIGAREGLKERKLQKSVESFTWNITILKGQADLLKYAKNEALENLKQIHYATLSCGLNKPGTENAEISKPRRSLEVIPEKAGDENGE